One window of Vicinamibacterales bacterium genomic DNA carries:
- a CDS encoding tyrosine-type recombinase/integrase, translating into MDIVFRLPNGTRHRERSKAPVGSKSAAQRWGDDRERYLLIHGLAKKEQEVPTLREFAPRFLDEHARANQQKLGGIAHKDSILRNHLLPTLGAKSLDAITAEDVQRLKRRLEDRAPKTVNNVLTVLSTLLKKAVEWGVIPYVPCTIRLLKTSQGSVEFYDFDDYERLIAAARALDSTTLACVLLGGDAGLRSGEMRALRWRDVNQEAKQLCVERNDWRGHVSTTKGGRLRHVPMTARLAAALREHRHLRAPLVLTGRDDGRLSESAVVVRVQRAAHRAALQNTGPHILRHTFCSHLAMRGAPARAIQELAGHRDLATTQRYMHLSATTLDSAIRLLESRPPAVAGGDIVETGSIVGEKSFS; encoded by the coding sequence GTGGACATTGTCTTCCGGCTGCCAAACGGCACGCGGCACCGTGAGCGGAGCAAGGCTCCAGTAGGCTCGAAATCGGCCGCGCAACGCTGGGGTGACGACCGCGAACGGTACCTGCTGATTCACGGCCTCGCCAAGAAAGAGCAGGAGGTGCCCACACTGAGAGAATTCGCGCCGCGGTTTCTTGATGAACATGCGCGTGCGAATCAGCAGAAGCTCGGAGGCATTGCGCACAAGGACAGTATCCTGCGCAATCACCTCCTGCCCACGTTAGGGGCGAAGTCGCTGGACGCGATCACCGCGGAGGACGTGCAGCGGTTGAAGCGTCGTCTTGAGGACCGGGCGCCAAAGACGGTCAATAACGTGCTGACCGTGCTGAGTACGCTGTTGAAGAAGGCGGTCGAGTGGGGCGTCATCCCTTACGTGCCCTGCACGATCCGGCTGCTGAAGACGAGTCAGGGCTCTGTCGAATTCTACGACTTCGATGACTACGAGCGCCTGATCGCGGCGGCGCGCGCGCTCGACTCCACGACCTTGGCGTGCGTGCTGCTCGGCGGAGATGCCGGCTTGCGATCCGGCGAGATGCGGGCGTTAAGGTGGCGTGACGTCAATCAGGAGGCGAAACAGCTTTGTGTGGAGCGCAACGATTGGCGAGGCCACGTGTCCACCACGAAAGGAGGACGGCTCCGACACGTGCCGATGACGGCCAGACTGGCGGCCGCGTTGCGCGAACACCGCCATTTGCGCGCGCCGCTGGTGCTGACGGGACGGGACGACGGCCGTCTATCGGAAAGCGCGGTTGTCGTGCGGGTGCAGCGCGCAGCGCACCGAGCGGCATTGCAGAACACCGGTCCGCACATTCTGCGGCACACGTTCTGTTCACATCTCGCCATGCGAGGCGCCCCGGCGCGAGCGATCCAAGAGTTGGCGGGGCATAGAGATCTGGCGACGACCCAGCGCTACATGCACCTGAGCGCGACAACGCTCGATAGTGCCATTCGGCTCCTAGAATCCCGTCCACCCGCCGTCGCGGGTGGAGACATCGTGGAGACGGGTTCCATCGTCGGCGAGAAGTCGTTCTCGTAG
- a CDS encoding protein kinase, protein MLEPVGQLIGNRYRIAERLGEGGMGVVYRAVDERLQRPVAVKLLPANVADDPDRLARFQNEARALSALNHPHIVTIYEVAAAGDVPFIAMECVDGMTLRAREANGPVDPRAAVEIAIQIARGLDAAHARGIVHGDVKPENVMLRRDGYVKVLDFGLAALRPAGDATVSRLTAGAFDTVASVTAGTPAYMSPEQLEGRPADASSDIFALGIVLFEAIAGVNPFARPTLLEVVNAIAQTPAPAASGGSRLPGPLLQVVLRALQKSPADRYPSAAAFATALQDLQREPGARARRPAWVSAAVVVTLTALVAASAAGWTAYRGSVRRAAVRERDVPQIAQLAADERSTAAFPIIQRAERDLPGDPDLAHAVAAATRIVSIDSDPQGAVVEVKDYLAPDEPWLRLGTTPLRQIRIPSGYLRWHVSKPGVADYTAAPFVSNEMHFPLDAIAKAPRGMLPVDGGRIGDFAAFLGWLGPYDLPPFYVDRVEVTNRDYQAFVDAGGYASERFWKEPIVRDGRTLPWSEAMALFRDATGRPGPSTWEAGRYPDGQADYPVSGVSWYEASAYAVFAQKSLPVIIQRNKVAPFALDRYFVRFSNLSEHLAPTAANAGVGPYGTFDMVGNVREWYLNSNGGSERYILGRQASSYGPEVLSPLDRTPLNGFRCVRNEGVVPPEAAAPRPMFHRDLAKATPASDEVFRAYRAMYAYDKTPVHATVQTVADPSPDWTREKITVDAAYAGQPLIVYLFVPKQAPRPLQAVVFFPSARVGSLTSSDQLGDLTFVDYVIKSGRAVAYPIYLGFYERGRKAPVNPGPTLQRDVTTSWARDVSRTIDYLESRPDIDANRIGYLGASQGAAWGVLFTALEDRLKAVVLLDGGFFQWPNPPSGLDQVDFAPRITKPVLMINGRYDAAFPVESSQDPLFRMIGTPAADKRHVYFDTPHDVRQRRPDLIREVLGWFDTYLGRVS, encoded by the coding sequence GTGCTCGAGCCAGTCGGGCAGCTGATCGGCAACCGATACCGCATCGCCGAACGCCTCGGCGAGGGCGGGATGGGTGTCGTCTACCGCGCCGTCGACGAACGGCTGCAGCGCCCGGTCGCCGTCAAACTGCTCCCCGCGAACGTCGCCGATGATCCCGACCGGTTGGCGCGTTTCCAGAACGAGGCGCGCGCCCTCTCGGCGCTGAACCACCCGCACATCGTCACCATCTACGAGGTCGCCGCCGCCGGCGACGTTCCCTTCATCGCGATGGAGTGCGTGGACGGCATGACGCTGCGCGCGCGGGAAGCGAACGGGCCGGTCGATCCTCGGGCAGCCGTCGAGATCGCGATCCAGATTGCGCGCGGTCTCGACGCCGCGCACGCGAGAGGAATCGTGCATGGGGACGTCAAGCCCGAGAACGTGATGCTCAGGCGCGACGGCTACGTCAAGGTGCTGGACTTCGGCCTGGCGGCGCTGCGGCCGGCGGGCGACGCCACAGTGTCGCGCCTGACGGCCGGCGCGTTCGATACCGTCGCCAGCGTCACCGCCGGCACGCCGGCCTACATGTCGCCCGAACAGCTCGAGGGCCGCCCGGCCGACGCGAGCAGCGACATCTTCGCGCTCGGCATCGTCCTCTTCGAGGCGATTGCCGGCGTGAATCCCTTCGCGCGCCCGACTCTGCTCGAAGTGGTCAACGCGATCGCGCAGACGCCGGCGCCGGCCGCGAGCGGCGGCAGCCGGCTTCCGGGTCCACTTCTCCAGGTGGTCCTGAGAGCGCTGCAGAAATCCCCCGCGGATCGCTACCCGTCGGCCGCGGCGTTCGCGACGGCGCTGCAGGACCTGCAGCGGGAGCCCGGTGCTCGGGCGCGGCGGCCTGCCTGGGTGTCGGCGGCTGTCGTGGTGACGCTGACGGCGCTCGTCGCCGCATCGGCAGCCGGCTGGACCGCGTATCGAGGATCGGTTCGCCGCGCGGCCGTCCGCGAGCGGGACGTGCCCCAGATCGCGCAACTCGCCGCCGATGAACGATCGACCGCCGCGTTTCCGATCATCCAGCGCGCCGAGCGCGATCTGCCCGGCGATCCCGACCTGGCCCACGCCGTCGCCGCCGCCACCCGCATCGTCTCGATCGATTCGGATCCGCAGGGGGCCGTCGTCGAGGTCAAGGACTATCTGGCGCCAGACGAGCCGTGGCTGCGGCTGGGGACGACGCCGCTCAGGCAGATCCGGATTCCGAGCGGCTATCTGCGCTGGCACGTGTCGAAGCCCGGCGTCGCCGACTACACCGCGGCGCCGTTCGTGTCGAACGAGATGCACTTTCCGCTCGACGCGATCGCGAAAGCGCCGCGCGGCATGCTGCCCGTCGACGGCGGACGGATCGGTGACTTCGCGGCGTTTCTCGGCTGGCTCGGGCCCTATGACCTGCCGCCGTTCTACGTCGATCGGGTGGAAGTCACCAATCGCGACTATCAGGCGTTCGTGGACGCCGGCGGCTACGCGAGCGAGCGCTTCTGGAAGGAACCCATCGTCCGCGATGGCCGGACGCTTCCGTGGAGCGAGGCGATGGCGCTCTTCCGCGACGCCACCGGACGGCCCGGGCCGTCGACGTGGGAAGCGGGCCGCTATCCCGACGGCCAGGCCGACTATCCGGTGTCAGGCGTGAGCTGGTACGAGGCGTCCGCCTACGCCGTGTTCGCGCAGAAAAGCCTGCCGGTGATCATCCAGCGCAACAAGGTCGCGCCGTTCGCGCTCGATCGCTACTTCGTCCGGTTCAGCAACCTTTCGGAGCATCTTGCGCCGACGGCTGCCAACGCCGGCGTCGGCCCGTACGGCACGTTCGACATGGTCGGCAATGTGCGCGAGTGGTATCTAAACAGCAACGGCGGCAGCGAGCGCTACATCCTTGGCCGCCAGGCCAGCTCGTACGGGCCCGAAGTGCTGTCGCCGCTGGATCGTACGCCGCTGAACGGCTTCCGCTGTGTCCGGAACGAGGGTGTGGTGCCGCCCGAGGCAGCGGCGCCCCGGCCGATGTTCCACCGCGACCTCGCCAAGGCGACCCCCGCCTCCGACGAGGTGTTCCGCGCGTATCGCGCGATGTACGCCTACGACAAGACCCCGGTGCACGCGACCGTCCAGACAGTCGCCGACCCCTCGCCGGACTGGACGCGCGAAAAGATCACGGTCGACGCGGCCTACGCCGGGCAGCCGTTGATCGTCTACCTCTTCGTCCCGAAGCAGGCGCCGCGACCGCTGCAGGCGGTGGTGTTCTTCCCGAGTGCGCGCGTCGGCTCGCTGACGTCGAGCGATCAGCTCGGCGACCTCACGTTCGTGGACTACGTGATCAAGAGCGGCCGTGCGGTGGCGTATCCGATCTATCTGGGTTTCTACGAGCGCGGCAGGAAGGCGCCGGTCAACCCGGGGCCGACGCTGCAGCGCGACGTCACCACGAGCTGGGCGAGAGACGTGTCGCGGACGATCGACTACCTCGAATCGCGGCCCGACATCGACGCCAACCGCATCGGCTATCTGGGGGCCAGCCAGGGGGCGGCGTGGGGCGTGCTCTTCACGGCGCTCGAAGATCGGCTGAAGGCGGTCGTGCTGCTCGACGGCGGATTCTTCCAATGGCCGAACCCGCCGAGTGGCCTCGACCAGGTGGACTTCGCGCCGCGGATCACCAAGCCGGTGCTGATGATCAACGGCCGCTACGACGCGGCGTTTCCGGTCGAGAGCTCGCAGGATCCGCTGTTCCGGATGATCGGCACTCCCGCAGCCGACAAGCGACATGTCTATTTCGACACGCCGCACGACGTGCGCCAGCGTCGGCCGGACTTGATCCGCGAGGTCCTGGGATGGTTCGACACGTATCTCGGTCGCGTGTCCTGA
- the secG gene encoding preprotein translocase subunit SecG, which translates to MLYYLLVTFYLVACLLLLLVVLMQQGKGGDMASAFGGGGSTQTAFGARAGATVLTRATTILGALFMLGAIMLGVYGQRGPGSVLSGVKGPAQVSVPAPAPAQHPAAPTSTPVKK; encoded by the coding sequence ATGCTCTACTACCTGCTCGTGACCTTTTATCTCGTCGCGTGCCTGCTCCTCCTGCTCGTGGTGCTCATGCAGCAGGGCAAAGGCGGCGACATGGCGAGCGCATTCGGCGGCGGCGGCAGTACGCAGACGGCCTTCGGAGCACGGGCAGGAGCGACCGTCCTGACGCGTGCGACGACGATTCTCGGCGCGCTGTTCATGCTCGGCGCCATCATGCTGGGCGTGTACGGACAGCGCGGACCGGGTTCGGTGTTGAGCGGCGTGAAGGGCCCTGCCCAGGTTTCGGTACCGGCGCCCGCGCCGGCCCAGCATCCCGCGGCTCCCACGTCGACGCCCGTCAAGAAGTAA
- a CDS encoding DinB family protein, with the protein MRQQLSDALAWGDAHARFEQAVRDFPPRLRGRRVRGLPYSGWEILEHMRRTQHDILDFSRNAKYKALTWPADYWPGSPEPPDAKAWDRSVAAFRRDRRALQRMASDATLNLARKIPHGDGQTYAREMLLVIDHNAYHLGELIMLRRLLGVWR; encoded by the coding sequence ATGAGGCAGCAGCTTTCGGACGCACTCGCGTGGGGAGACGCGCACGCCAGGTTCGAGCAGGCAGTGAGGGATTTTCCTCCCAGGCTCAGGGGACGCCGCGTCCGCGGCCTCCCGTACTCGGGCTGGGAGATTCTCGAGCACATGCGCCGCACCCAGCACGATATCCTCGACTTCTCGCGGAACGCGAAATACAAGGCGCTGACGTGGCCCGCGGACTACTGGCCCGGTTCGCCCGAGCCGCCGGACGCGAAGGCCTGGGACCGCTCGGTTGCGGCGTTCCGTCGCGACCGCAGAGCACTGCAGCGGATGGCCAGCGACGCCACGCTGAACCTCGCGCGAAAGATCCCGCACGGCGACGGCCAGACCTACGCGCGTGAAATGCTCCTGGTGATCGACCACAACGCCTACCACCTCGGTGAGCTCATCATGCTGCGCCGGCTGCTCGGCGTCTGGAGATAG
- the tpiA gene encoding triose-phosphate isomerase translates to MRTPFIAANWKMYKTVAEAVAFIKEFRPMVKEVHDVEIVIAPPFTALHAAVEAAHGSSLGVAGQNLHWEREGAFTGEISAAMLKEAGAEYVIIGHSERRRLFGDTDVSVNRKLTAALAAQLTPIVCIGETLDERDASQTLDVLDRQIKQGLDGVGGEQIASLVVAYEPVWAIGTGRNATPAQAGEAHSHIRARLRQWFGGAAADQCHILYGGSVKPDNIGELASLEDVDGALVGGASLDVRSFYEIVKRSRPAAG, encoded by the coding sequence ATGCGCACCCCGTTCATCGCGGCCAACTGGAAGATGTACAAGACCGTCGCCGAGGCGGTCGCCTTCATCAAGGAATTCCGCCCGATGGTGAAGGAGGTGCACGACGTCGAGATCGTCATCGCACCGCCGTTCACCGCCCTGCACGCCGCCGTCGAAGCGGCCCACGGGTCGAGCCTCGGCGTCGCCGGACAGAACCTGCACTGGGAACGCGAGGGGGCGTTCACCGGCGAGATCAGCGCCGCCATGCTGAAAGAGGCCGGCGCCGAGTACGTCATCATCGGACACTCGGAGCGGCGCCGGCTCTTCGGCGACACCGACGTGTCGGTGAATCGCAAGCTGACGGCCGCGCTCGCGGCGCAGCTGACGCCGATCGTCTGCATCGGGGAGACGCTCGACGAGCGCGACGCCAGTCAGACGCTCGACGTGCTGGACCGTCAAATCAAGCAGGGACTCGACGGCGTTGGCGGCGAGCAGATCGCATCCCTCGTCGTCGCCTACGAGCCCGTGTGGGCCATCGGCACCGGCCGCAACGCCACCCCCGCGCAGGCGGGAGAGGCGCACTCGCATATCCGTGCCCGGCTCCGGCAGTGGTTCGGCGGCGCCGCCGCCGATCAGTGCCACATCCTGTACGGCGGCAGCGTCAAGCCCGATAACATCGGCGAGCTCGCCTCGCTCGAGGATGTCGACGGCGCGCTGGTCGGCGGCGCCAGCCTCGACGTACGCAGCTTCTACGAAATCGTCAAGCGCTCACGCCCCGCGGCCGGATAG